The region CACCCTCCCATCAGGGGCTTCACGATGAGAGCGTAATAGGACCAGATGATCGCTAGCGTCAGGAATAGCAGCAAGGTGAGAGCCAGAAGATACCTCTGCCTACCCTCAACTGAGACGGGCCTTTGGAAGGGTTTCTTCACGAGCAGGGGCTTGCCTATGCCCAATCCCAGGAGCTCAAGCAGGGTGAGCCTTATACCATTAGCAACGTGAAATGTGACTATCACGCCTAGAATGGCATCCCACCACAATCCCGGATGCCATCCCGTGCTGTAGAAATGCGGTAGCATGAAGAGCACTATGAGTATGCCTGTTATCCTGTGCAACGCGTATAGCTTCCTCTCAAGTACGTAACCCCTCACCTTGAACCATCCGGATACCCCCCTTCTGTTGAGGGCGTGATACTCGAGATATCCCTCCTCACCCATACGAATCACCTCAATACTTCCTCTCGGCGGGGGGCCACTTGGTTATCCTCACGGGCAGGTAGCTGAAGATAGGCTCCCCATCAGCGCCTCTGCTGATGAGGGTGTGCTTTAACCAGTTTTCATTATCCGTCTTCGGGTAATCCAGCCTTGTGTGAGCGCCCCTGGTCTCGGTCCTGTTCAGCGCTGAGAGGGCAACCACATAGGAGATCTCAAGCATGGCATCCAGCTCAAGCACGTGTATGAGGTTCATGTTGTATTCGAGATCCTTGTCCGCTACATTTCCCTTTCCGAATCTCTCTCTAAGCTCCCTCAATCTCCTAACAGCCTCTTTCAGGCCATTCTCATCCCTGAAGACGTAAACGTGGTCTCCCATGATCTTCTGCATCTCCCTCCTTATCAGGTAAGGATTCTCGCCGGTCGACCCCCTCAGTATCCCATCAAATATCCTCTTCTCCTCAGCATGGACCTTCTCCATCGGTATATCTCTCCTATCCCTACTCAGGGCATAGTCAGCGGCCTGCCTTCCAGTGAGCATACCGTAGACCAAGCAATCTGATGAGGAATTGGTTCCCAGTCTGTTTGCACCGTGCAGGCTGACACAGGCCACCTCGCCAGCGGCCCAGAATCCCCTGACGGGAGTGGCCCCGTAGGTGTCGGTGTGGACACCCCCCATGGAGTAGTGCGCCACTGGTCTGACCGGTATGGGCTCCTCCACCGGGTCAACTCCCGCGAACTCTATCGATATCTCCCTCACATCGGGGAGCCTCTCGTTTATCTTATCCTCCCCCAGATGTCTCAGATCTAGCAAAACGTAATCCAAACCATTGGGACCCTTGAATCCCCTACCCTCAAGTATCTCGGTCATCTCAGCCTTAGAGACGACGTCCCTCGGAGCCAGCTCCATTTTCTCAGGGGCGTACCTGCTCATGAACCTTTCTCCCTTGTTGTTTATGAGGTAACCTCCCTCCCCTCTGGCGGCCTCCGTTATGAGTATGCCTGATGGCACAAGCCCGGTCGGATGGAACTGGAAGAACTCCATGTCCTTAAGGGGGAGTCCAGCCCTGTATGCCATACACATACCATCAGCCGTCGAGGAGTGGGAGTATGTGGTGAAGGGGAAGATCCTC is a window of Candidatus Korarchaeota archaeon NZ13-K DNA encoding:
- a CDS encoding succinate dehydrogenase/fumarate reductase flavoprotein subunit, with translation MVEVIETDVVIIGSGLAGLRAAIEAARRSEDKLDVSVVTKIHAMRSHSVAYAGGTGAVLYPDEGDSFDLHAYDTVKGAAWLADQDAVELFVRLAPQEIYQLEHWGMPWARRSDGRIAQRPFGGHSFPRACFAADKTGLYAMHTLYDTALKYDGIKFYHEFFVTSLLVEDGEFRGVTAIELKSGELHVFHAKAGILATGGAGRIFPFTTYSHSSTADGMCMAYRAGLPLKDMEFFQFHPTGLVPSGILITEAARGEGGYLINNKGERFMSRYAPEKMELAPRDVVSKAEMTEILEGRGFKGPNGLDYVLLDLRHLGEDKINERLPDVREISIEFAGVDPVEEPIPVRPVAHYSMGGVHTDTYGATPVRGFWAAGEVACVSLHGANRLGTNSSSDCLVYGMLTGRQAADYALSRDRRDIPMEKVHAEEKRIFDGILRGSTGENPYLIRREMQKIMGDHVYVFRDENGLKEAVRRLRELRERFGKGNVADKDLEYNMNLIHVLELDAMLEISYVVALSALNRTETRGAHTRLDYPKTDNENWLKHTLISRGADGEPIFSYLPVRITKWPPAERKY